The Flavobacterium marginilacus genome window below encodes:
- a CDS encoding copper homeostasis protein CutC, giving the protein MKNSLLEIACFNLQSAVIAQQNGADRIELCANMKEGGTTPDFETARKVRSELHIMMYVMIRPRGGNFVYTNEEFSKMKNDIEQFKSIGADGFVFGILNNDGTVNVEQNKQLVALASPFPCTFHRAFDVVPSVYDSLEIVINCGFKTILTSGQAANVLEGIEVLSVLAEKARNRIVIMPGGGFRSLNSKMIMRKTNALFYHSSAITDSGETADADEIKALKQSLH; this is encoded by the coding sequence ATGAAAAACAGCTTACTTGAAATCGCGTGTTTTAATTTACAATCTGCAGTTATTGCCCAGCAAAATGGGGCAGATAGAATAGAATTATGTGCTAACATGAAGGAAGGAGGTACTACTCCTGATTTTGAAACTGCACGTAAAGTCCGAAGCGAATTGCATATTATGATGTATGTAATGATTCGGCCTCGGGGAGGAAATTTTGTATATACTAATGAAGAATTCAGTAAAATGAAGAATGACATTGAGCAGTTTAAAAGTATAGGAGCCGATGGGTTTGTGTTTGGAATTTTGAATAACGATGGAACTGTAAACGTTGAACAGAACAAACAGCTAGTTGCTTTGGCAAGTCCATTTCCATGCACTTTTCATCGCGCTTTTGATGTGGTTCCGTCAGTTTATGATTCGTTAGAAATAGTTATTAACTGCGGTTTCAAAACCATATTAACCTCGGGACAAGCAGCAAATGTTTTGGAAGGAATTGAGGTATTATCGGTATTGGCAGAAAAAGCAAGAAACAGAATTGTAATAATGCCAGGCGGAGGATTTCGCTCCTTAAATAGTAAGATGATAATGAGAAAAACAAACGCTCTTTTTTATCACTCTTCTGCAATTACTGATTCAGGTGAAACAGCAGATGCTGATGAAATAAAAGCATTGAAACAGAGTTTACACTAA